A single window of Rhodamnia argentea isolate NSW1041297 chromosome 5, ASM2092103v1, whole genome shotgun sequence DNA harbors:
- the LOC115755137 gene encoding putative clathrin assembly protein At1g03050, producing MGSGKLRRALGAVKDHTSIGLAKVSTSSSSVADLEVAIVKSTRHDEFPAEEKHIQEIISLTSYSRANITVCIDTLSRRLNKTQNWTVALKTLILIQRLLAKGDPAYKEEIFFATRRGTRFLNMSDFRDMSRSNSWDYSAFVRTYALYLDEQLEYRMLGRKRRRGKYGLDEEEEENGQAGDRFTPVRDMKNEQIFSKMQHLQQLLERFLACKPTGRAKNDRVIFVALYPIVKESFRIYNEMMEIMATLVDRFTEMEIAECIKVYEIFAKVGKQFDELEIFYAWCKNVGIARTSEYPEIERITQKKLDLMDDVIRDRVAAAKCERAPSVEPKNLIVQETEANEPDMNSIKALPPPEGFCESTVEEKEEPKKENTQQQDDLLNLGDDVVATGELGDELAWALFDGGAPSVGPDPTPKWEAFGNDTADWESSLVQSASGLSNQKTTLAGGLDMWLFNGMYQQGATAAARPSAVNAGNGSASSVMVRSADKSAMLALPAPPAPAVRATDNFVDPFAASLTVAPPPYVQMSDLEKKQRLLVDEQLLWQQYTRDGMRGQFGMANLQANTYNMGSYTRSY from the exons ATGGGTTCAGGCAAACTGAGGAGAGCCCTCGGAGCGGTCAAGGACCACACCAGCATCGGCCTAGCGAAAGTTAGTACCAGCAGCAGCTCGGTTGCCGACCTGGAAGTCGCAATAGTGAAGTCGACTCGGCACGACGAATTCCCGGCTGAGGAGAAGCACATCCAAGAGATCATTAGCTTGACATCCTATTCCCGTGCGAACATCACCGTGTGCATCGACACCCTCTCCAGGCGCCTCAACAAGACCCAGAACTGGACGGTCGCGCTGAAGACGCTTATTCTGATCCAGAGGCTCCTGGCCAAGGGGGACCCCGCGTACAAGGAGGAGATCTTCTTCGCCACGAGGCGCGGTACCCGCTTCCTCAACATGTCCGACTTCCGCGACATGTCGCGGTCGAACTCGTGGGACTACTCGGCATTTGTCAGGACGTACGCTCTGTACCTCGATGAACAGCTAGAATACAGGATGCTGGGACGGAAACGGAGACGTGGCAAGTACGGCCtcgatgaagaagaggaagaaaatggGCAAGCTGGCGATAGATTCAcaccggttcgagacatgaaaaatgaacagattttttcaaagatgcaGCATTTGCAGCAACTACTCGAACGTTTCTTGGCGTGCAAGCCAACAG GTCGAGCGAAGAACGACAGAGTGATTTTCGTGGCCCTTTACCCAATAGTAAAAGAAAGCTTCCGAATCTATAATGAAATGATGGAGATCATGGCAACACTAGTAGATAGATTCACGGAGATGGAGATTGCAGAATGCATCAAGGTATATGAGATCTTCGCAAAAGTAGGGAAGCAGTTTGATGAGCTCGAAATATTTTACGCTTGGTGCAAGAATGTCGGCATCGCTCGTACTTCCGAGTACCCGGAAATTGAGCGAATTACACAGAAGAAACTCGATCTTATGGACGATGTCATTCGCGACAGAGTAGCAGCAGCGAAATGTGAGAGAGCGCCCAGTGTAGAGCCAAAGAATCTTATTGTGCAAGAAACAGAAGCAAATGAACCAGACATGAACTCGATCAAGGCACTGCCTCCACCCGAGGGCTTTTGCGAATCGACTGTCGAAGAGAAGGAAGAACCAAAGAAAGAGAACACACAGCAACAAGATGACCTGCTAAATCTAGGAGACGATGTGGTTGCCACCGGAGAACTCGGAGATGAACTAGCATGGGCCTTATTTGATGGCGGCGCACCATCGGTTGGTCCTGACCCGACACCCAAATGGGAGGCATTTGGTAATGATACGGCAGACTGGGAATCCTCACTTGTGCAATCGGCAAGCGGTTTATCAAATCAAAAGACGACACTAGCCGGCGGTTTGGATATGTGGCTGTTCAATGGAATGTATCAGCAGGGAGCAACAGCCGCAGCTAGGCCTAGTGCAGTAAATGCAGGCAATGGAAGTGCAAGTAGTGTCATGGTCAGGTCAGCCGACAAGTCGGCGATGCTGGCTTTGCCCGCGCCTCCGGCTCCAGCTGTTAGGGCAACCGATAATTTCGTCGACCCGTTTGCAGCATCACTCACCGTTGCTCCACCACCGTACGTGCAGATGTCGGATCTGGAGAAGAAGCAGCGGCTTTTGGTCGACGAGCAGCTCTTGTGGCAGCAGTACACGAGAGACGGAATGCGAGGGCAGTTCGGGATGGCGAACTTACAGGCTAATACATACAACATGGGAAGTTACACTAGAAGTTATTGA
- the LOC115755139 gene encoding peroxidase 43 codes for MDRELLWVLTLLAYCCLMGTCDAQLRVGFYGQTCPSAEPVVRSVVRNAVVSDPNKAAVLLRLHFHDCFVEGCDGSILIESGQSAERNAFGHQGVGGFEVIEEAKKQLEAACPGVVSCADIVALAARDAVAMLNGPAYEVPMGRLDGRVSNVSLAADMPDVGDSIQQLKSKFSQKGLSDRDLVLLSAAHTIGTTACFFMTERLYNFMPGGGSDPSINPNFLPELKATCPQNGDVNVRTGIDHGSERTFDDRILRNIRSGWAVLESDAKLNDDPATRGVMESYVGLFSPLFGPSFQADFAESMVKMGQIGVKTGSNGEIRRVCKSFN; via the exons ATGGATCGAGAGCTCTTATGGGTTCTTACCCTACTCGCTTATTGTTGCTTGATGGGAACGTGCGATGCCCAGCTCAGGGTCGGCTTCTACGGCCAAACCTGCCCTTCCGCCGAGCCCGTTGTCAGATCCGTCGTCCGGAATGCGGTCGTGTCCGACCCCAACAAGGCCGCCGTCTTGCTTCGCCTTCACTTCCATGACTGCTTTGTTGAG GGATGTGATGGTTCAATTCTTATAGAGAGCGGGCAAAGTGCGGAGAGGAATGCGTTCGGGCACCAAGGGGTGGGCGGATTCGAGGTGATCGAGGAAGCCAAGAAGCAACTCGAGGCCGCATGCCCCGGCGTCGTCTCGTGCGCCGACATCGTCGCCTTAGCGGCTAGAGATGCTGTCGCGATG CTAAATGGGCCGGCTTACGAGGTGCCGATGGGGCGGCTGGATGGGAGGGTGTCGAATGTGTCGCTGGCCGCGGACATGCCGGACGTCGGCGACTCCATCCAACAGCTCAAGTCCAAGTTCTCCCAGAAAGGTCTCTCCGACAGGGACCTCGTCCTCCTAAGCG CCGCGCACACCATCGGAACCACAGCGTGCTTCTTCATGACGGAACGCCTATACAACTTCATGCCCGGCGGCGGATCGGATCCTTCGATCAATCCCAACTTCTTGCCGGAGCTGAAAGCAACGTGCCCGCAGAACGGTGATGTGAACGTGCGGACAGGGATCGATCACGGCAGCGAGCGGACATTCGACGACCGAATCCTCCGCAACATCAGGAGCGGATGGGCCGTGTTGGAATCGGATGCGAAGCTAAACGACGACCCGGCGACGCGGGGCGTGATGGAATCTTACGTGGGTCTCTTCAGCCCGCTCTTCGGGCCCTCATTCCAAGCGGATTTTGCCGAATCGATGGTAAAAATGGGCCAAATTGGTGTCAAGACAGGTTCGAATGGAGAGATTAGACGGGTTTGCAAATCTTTTAACTAA
- the LOC115755138 gene encoding tRNA (guanine(10)-N2)-methyltransferase homolog isoform X3, producing the protein MWFLCVFYHRLLDYRKPEVESLALMFGAFDSDDGGQDGGEHLEWRLPEHHHPDSPFHFVDLPSEDVARDIANRSILVKGIYELWGEGNNYEELEDAIKDYPDERKLPYLSPESTFRITVDSFGKVISFQEQNERIQSLAYIPFKGQVNLRNPDHKFWLMETDDYGTNNGLPPVVQKRIFFGREVGGADRKLLPTYQLKSRTYLGPTAMDAEMAFLMANQAMVKPGKLVYDPFVGTGSILVAAAHFGAMTMGADIDIRVVRDGRGPDCNVWSNFKQYGLPTPIGLLRADNNLPPWRPGLKEVFDAIICDPPYGVRAGGRKSGGRKLLKGVVGPYTVPDDKRTDHIPSTAAYSLVECVHDLLDLAAKMLVLNGRLVFFYPVLREDESTENHFPEHPCFVLVSASEQILSSRYSRVLLTMVKSSPYTEEIEEEARLKHLEFKENHLKWMEDGNLHSAVFSPGESVFVAEGDPKVSKETKPKYRGKYV; encoded by the exons ATGTGGTTTCTGTGCGTGTTCTACCACAGGCTGCTGGATTACCGGAAACCGGAGGTCGAATCTCTCGCCCTGATGTTCGGAGCGTTCGATTCCGACGACGGAGGACAGGACGGGGGGGAGCATTTGGAGTGGAGGCTTCCCGAGCACCACCATCCCGACTCTCCTTTCCACTTTGTCGACCTTCCTTCCGAGGACGTCGCTCGCGATATCGCCAATCGAA gtatactagtcaaggGCATATACGAACTCTGGGGAGAAGGGAACAACTACGAAGAACTAGAAGATGCTATAAAAGATTACCCAGATGAGCGTAAGCTACCATATCTGTCTCCTGAAAGCACATTCAGAATCACAGTTGACAGTTTTGGGAAGGTCATTAGCTTTCAAGAGCAAAATGAGCGCATTCAAAGTCTTGCTTACATCCCATTCAAG GGGCAAGTCAATCTAAGGAATCCAGATCACAAGTTCTGGCTCATGGAAACAGATGATTATGGAACCAACAATGGTCTCCCTCCAGTGGTTCAGAAGAGGATATTTTTTGGCCGTGAAGTTGGTGGTGCTGACCGGAAGCTTTTGCCCACATATCAGCTCAAAAGTCGAACCTACCTTGGCCCTACCGCCATGGATGCAGAAATGGCTTTCTTGATGGCCAATCAAGCAATGGTAAAACCGGGGAAACTTGTTTATGATCCTTTTGTTGGCACTGGAAGCATTCTTGTTGCCGCAGCTCATTTTGGAGCAATGACCATG GGTGCAGACATTGATATTAGGGTAGTGCGTGATGGGCGTGGACCTGATTGTAATGTCTGGAGTAATTTTAAGCAG TATGGATTGCCTACGCCAATTGGTTTGTTAAGGGCCGATAATAACCTGCCTCCATGGCGTCCTGGGTTAAAAGAA GTATTTGATGCCATAATCTGTGATCCACCTTATGGAGTTCGTGCTGGAGGACGCAAGTCAGGTGGCCGTAAATTACTGAAGGGGGTTGTGGGCCCTTACACTGTTCCCGATGACAAGAGGACAGATCACATACCATCGACCGCAGCTTACAGCTTGGTAGAATGTGTGCACGATTTGCTCGATCTCGCTGCTAAAATGCTCGTACTCAATGGCAGACTAGTGTTCTTCTATCCTGTATTGAGAGAAGACGAGTCCACAGAAAACCATTTCCCTGAGCACCCATGTTTCGTATTGGTTTCCGCATCAGAACAGATATTAAGTTCACGATATAGCCGGGTTTTACTCACGATGGTGAAGAGCAGTCCTTACACCGAGGAAATCGAAGAAGAGGCTAGGCTTAAACATCTGGAGTTCAAGGAAAACCACCTAAAGTGGATGGAAGACGGTAATCTTCATTCTGCGGTTTTTAGCCCAGGGGAGTCGGTATTTGTTGCAGAGGGCGACCCCAAAGTTAGTAAAGAAACAAAGCCGAAGTATAGAGGAAAATACGTGTAG
- the LOC115755138 gene encoding tRNA (guanine(10)-N2)-methyltransferase homolog isoform X2 — MWFLCVFYHRLLDYRKPEVESLALMFGAFDSDDGGQDGGEHLEWRLPEHHHPDSPFHFVDLPSEDVARDIANRSILVKGIYELWGEGNNYEELEDAIKDYPDERKLPYLSPESTFRITVDSFGKVISFQEQNERIQSLAYIPFKGQVNLRNPDHKFWLMETDDYGTNNGLPPVVQKRIFFGREVGGADRKLLPTYQLKSRTYLGPTAMDAEMAFLMANQAMVKPGKLVYDPFVGTGSILVAAAHFGAMTMGADIDIRVVRDGRGPDCNVWSNFKQYGLPTPIGLLRADNNLPPWRPGLKEYLQDLGFYSGSSTLKMRWRVFDAIICDPPYGVRAGGRKSGGRKLLKGVVGPYTVPDDKRTDHIPSTAAYSLVECVHDLLDLAAKMLVLNGRLVFFYPVLREDESTENHFPEHPCFVLVSASEQILSSRYSRVLLTMVKSSPYTEEIEEEARLKHLEFKENHLKWMEDGNLHSAVFSPGESVFVAEGDPKVSKETKPKYRGKYV; from the exons ATGTGGTTTCTGTGCGTGTTCTACCACAGGCTGCTGGATTACCGGAAACCGGAGGTCGAATCTCTCGCCCTGATGTTCGGAGCGTTCGATTCCGACGACGGAGGACAGGACGGGGGGGAGCATTTGGAGTGGAGGCTTCCCGAGCACCACCATCCCGACTCTCCTTTCCACTTTGTCGACCTTCCTTCCGAGGACGTCGCTCGCGATATCGCCAATCGAA gtatactagtcaaggGCATATACGAACTCTGGGGAGAAGGGAACAACTACGAAGAACTAGAAGATGCTATAAAAGATTACCCAGATGAGCGTAAGCTACCATATCTGTCTCCTGAAAGCACATTCAGAATCACAGTTGACAGTTTTGGGAAGGTCATTAGCTTTCAAGAGCAAAATGAGCGCATTCAAAGTCTTGCTTACATCCCATTCAAG GGGCAAGTCAATCTAAGGAATCCAGATCACAAGTTCTGGCTCATGGAAACAGATGATTATGGAACCAACAATGGTCTCCCTCCAGTGGTTCAGAAGAGGATATTTTTTGGCCGTGAAGTTGGTGGTGCTGACCGGAAGCTTTTGCCCACATATCAGCTCAAAAGTCGAACCTACCTTGGCCCTACCGCCATGGATGCAGAAATGGCTTTCTTGATGGCCAATCAAGCAATGGTAAAACCGGGGAAACTTGTTTATGATCCTTTTGTTGGCACTGGAAGCATTCTTGTTGCCGCAGCTCATTTTGGAGCAATGACCATG GGTGCAGACATTGATATTAGGGTAGTGCGTGATGGGCGTGGACCTGATTGTAATGTCTGGAGTAATTTTAAGCAG TATGGATTGCCTACGCCAATTGGTTTGTTAAGGGCCGATAATAACCTGCCTCCATGGCGTCCTGGGTTAAAAGAA TACCTACAGGATCTTGGTTTTTACTCAGGATCTTCCACTTTAAAGATGAGATGGAGG GTATTTGATGCCATAATCTGTGATCCACCTTATGGAGTTCGTGCTGGAGGACGCAAGTCAGGTGGCCGTAAATTACTGAAGGGGGTTGTGGGCCCTTACACTGTTCCCGATGACAAGAGGACAGATCACATACCATCGACCGCAGCTTACAGCTTGGTAGAATGTGTGCACGATTTGCTCGATCTCGCTGCTAAAATGCTCGTACTCAATGGCAGACTAGTGTTCTTCTATCCTGTATTGAGAGAAGACGAGTCCACAGAAAACCATTTCCCTGAGCACCCATGTTTCGTATTGGTTTCCGCATCAGAACAGATATTAAGTTCACGATATAGCCGGGTTTTACTCACGATGGTGAAGAGCAGTCCTTACACCGAGGAAATCGAAGAAGAGGCTAGGCTTAAACATCTGGAGTTCAAGGAAAACCACCTAAAGTGGATGGAAGACGGTAATCTTCATTCTGCGGTTTTTAGCCCAGGGGAGTCGGTATTTGTTGCAGAGGGCGACCCCAAAGTTAGTAAAGAAACAAAGCCGAAGTATAGAGGAAAATACGTGTAG
- the LOC115755138 gene encoding tRNA (guanine(10)-N2)-methyltransferase homolog isoform X1 — protein sequence MWFLCVFYHRLLDYRKPEVESLALMFGAFDSDDGGQDGGEHLEWRLPEHHHPDSPFHFVDLPSEDVARDIANRSILVKGIYELWGEGNNYEELEDAIKDYPDERKLPYLSPESTFRITVDSFGKVISFQEQNERIQSLAYIPFKGQVNLRNPDHKFWLMETDDYGTNNGLPPVVQKRIFFGREVGGADRKLLPTYQLKSRTYLGPTAMDAEMAFLMANQAMVKPGKLVYDPFVGTGSILVAAAHFGAMTMGADIDIRVVRDGRGPDCNVWSNFKQYGLPTPIGLLRADNNLPPWRPGLKEYLQDLGFYSGSSTLKMRWRVMLLNCSVDHYHDKDVFDAIICDPPYGVRAGGRKSGGRKLLKGVVGPYTVPDDKRTDHIPSTAAYSLVECVHDLLDLAAKMLVLNGRLVFFYPVLREDESTENHFPEHPCFVLVSASEQILSSRYSRVLLTMVKSSPYTEEIEEEARLKHLEFKENHLKWMEDGNLHSAVFSPGESVFVAEGDPKVSKETKPKYRGKYV from the exons ATGTGGTTTCTGTGCGTGTTCTACCACAGGCTGCTGGATTACCGGAAACCGGAGGTCGAATCTCTCGCCCTGATGTTCGGAGCGTTCGATTCCGACGACGGAGGACAGGACGGGGGGGAGCATTTGGAGTGGAGGCTTCCCGAGCACCACCATCCCGACTCTCCTTTCCACTTTGTCGACCTTCCTTCCGAGGACGTCGCTCGCGATATCGCCAATCGAA gtatactagtcaaggGCATATACGAACTCTGGGGAGAAGGGAACAACTACGAAGAACTAGAAGATGCTATAAAAGATTACCCAGATGAGCGTAAGCTACCATATCTGTCTCCTGAAAGCACATTCAGAATCACAGTTGACAGTTTTGGGAAGGTCATTAGCTTTCAAGAGCAAAATGAGCGCATTCAAAGTCTTGCTTACATCCCATTCAAG GGGCAAGTCAATCTAAGGAATCCAGATCACAAGTTCTGGCTCATGGAAACAGATGATTATGGAACCAACAATGGTCTCCCTCCAGTGGTTCAGAAGAGGATATTTTTTGGCCGTGAAGTTGGTGGTGCTGACCGGAAGCTTTTGCCCACATATCAGCTCAAAAGTCGAACCTACCTTGGCCCTACCGCCATGGATGCAGAAATGGCTTTCTTGATGGCCAATCAAGCAATGGTAAAACCGGGGAAACTTGTTTATGATCCTTTTGTTGGCACTGGAAGCATTCTTGTTGCCGCAGCTCATTTTGGAGCAATGACCATG GGTGCAGACATTGATATTAGGGTAGTGCGTGATGGGCGTGGACCTGATTGTAATGTCTGGAGTAATTTTAAGCAG TATGGATTGCCTACGCCAATTGGTTTGTTAAGGGCCGATAATAACCTGCCTCCATGGCGTCCTGGGTTAAAAGAA TACCTACAGGATCTTGGTTTTTACTCAGGATCTTCCACTTTAAAGATGAGATGGAGGGTAATGTTACTGAACTGTTCGGTTGATCACTACCATGACAAAGAT GTATTTGATGCCATAATCTGTGATCCACCTTATGGAGTTCGTGCTGGAGGACGCAAGTCAGGTGGCCGTAAATTACTGAAGGGGGTTGTGGGCCCTTACACTGTTCCCGATGACAAGAGGACAGATCACATACCATCGACCGCAGCTTACAGCTTGGTAGAATGTGTGCACGATTTGCTCGATCTCGCTGCTAAAATGCTCGTACTCAATGGCAGACTAGTGTTCTTCTATCCTGTATTGAGAGAAGACGAGTCCACAGAAAACCATTTCCCTGAGCACCCATGTTTCGTATTGGTTTCCGCATCAGAACAGATATTAAGTTCACGATATAGCCGGGTTTTACTCACGATGGTGAAGAGCAGTCCTTACACCGAGGAAATCGAAGAAGAGGCTAGGCTTAAACATCTGGAGTTCAAGGAAAACCACCTAAAGTGGATGGAAGACGGTAATCTTCATTCTGCGGTTTTTAGCCCAGGGGAGTCGGTATTTGTTGCAGAGGGCGACCCCAAAGTTAGTAAAGAAACAAAGCCGAAGTATAGAGGAAAATACGTGTAG
- the LOC115755141 gene encoding glycine-rich RNA-binding protein RZ1A, translating to MSEEVEYRCYIGGLSWSTSDRGLKDAFEKFGHLLEAKVVVDKFSGRSRGFGFVTFDEKQAMEEAIEAMNGMDLDGRNIIVEKAQPQGSGRDQDGDRSRDRGRDRGPSRDYGGGRGGGGGECFKCGKPGHFARECPSEGGRGGKYGGRDDRYGGGGGGGGGRYGPDRNGDRSGGRNRDSGTRGGSGNDRYSRDRSGPYERRSTGNFRSG from the exons ATGTCAGAAGAGGTGGAGTACCGCTGCTACATTGGTGGCCTTTCGTGGTCGACATCTGATAGAGGTCTAAAAGATGCTTTTGAAAAGTTTGGGCATCTGCTTGAGGCCAAG GTGGTGGTTGACAAGTTCTCTGGACGCTCTCGTGGATTTGGTTTTGTAACTTTTGATGAGAAGCAAGCAATGGAAGAGGCTATTGAGGCTATGAATGGGATGGACTTGGATGGAAGAAATATCATTGTGGAAAAAGCTCAGCCTCAAGGTTCGGGTAGAGACCAAGATGGTGATCGCAGTCGTGACCGTGGCCGTGATCGTGGCCCTAGTCGGGACTATGGTGGTGGACGTGGAGGTGGAGGGGGAGAGTGCTTTAAGTGTGGCAAGCCTGGGCATTTTGCAAGGGAGTGTCCTAGTGAAGGGGGCAGAGGAGGTAAGTATGGGGGGAGGGATGACAGgtatggaggaggaggaggaggaggtggtggtcgcTATGGTCCTGATCGAAATGGTGATCGCTCTGGCGGGCGCAATAGGGATAGTGGTACTCGAGGAGGATCAGGAAATGACCGCTATAGTCGGGACCGTTCTGGTCCCTATGAACGTCGCAGTACAGGAAACTTCCGTTCGGGGTAG